One region of uncultured Desulfovibrio sp. genomic DNA includes:
- the atpA gene encoding F0F1 ATP synthase subunit alpha, which produces MQIKAEEISKIIEDQIQNYEQRVEMSETGTVLYVGDGIARVYGVKNAMSMELLEFPGGIMGMVLNLEEDNVGVALLGSDVGIKEGDPVKRTGKIFSVPVGDGVMGRVLNPLGEPIDGLGPIEATEVRPVEIKAPGIIARKSVHEPMPTGLKAIDAMTPIGRGQRELIIGDRQTGKTAVCLDAILAQKETDIHCFYVAIGQKKSSVALVADTLRRHGAMEYTTIISATASDPAPLQYIAAYTGCAMAEFYRNNGKHALIIYDDLSKQAVAYRQMSLLLRRPPGREAFPGDVFYLHSRLLERAAKVNDSLGAGSLTALPIIETQAGDVSAYIPTNVISITDGQVYLEPNLFNAGVRPAINVGLSVSRVGGAAQIKAMKQVAGTMRLDLAQYRELAAFAQFGSDLDKGTKAKLDRGARLVELLKQPQYKPMPSHEQVASIYAATRGHMDDVPVDQIRKFEDDMLTFMRDTRKDVLDAIKDKKVIDEAVEKALTEAITAFKQGWKA; this is translated from the coding sequence ATGCAGATCAAAGCGGAAGAGATAAGCAAGATCATTGAGGATCAAATCCAAAACTACGAGCAGCGCGTCGAAATGAGCGAAACTGGCACCGTACTCTACGTCGGTGACGGTATCGCCCGTGTCTACGGGGTCAAGAACGCGATGTCCATGGAACTGCTGGAATTCCCCGGCGGCATCATGGGCATGGTGCTCAACCTTGAAGAAGACAACGTCGGCGTGGCCCTGCTCGGTTCGGACGTGGGCATCAAGGAAGGCGACCCGGTCAAGCGTACCGGCAAGATCTTCTCCGTGCCTGTGGGCGACGGCGTTATGGGTCGTGTGCTCAACCCCCTGGGTGAGCCCATCGACGGCCTTGGCCCCATCGAAGCCACGGAAGTGCGCCCGGTGGAAATCAAGGCCCCCGGCATCATCGCGCGTAAGAGCGTGCATGAGCCCATGCCTACCGGCCTTAAGGCCATTGACGCCATGACGCCCATTGGCCGCGGACAGCGCGAACTTATCATTGGCGACCGCCAAACCGGTAAGACCGCCGTTTGCCTTGACGCCATTCTGGCGCAGAAAGAAACGGACATCCACTGCTTCTACGTGGCCATTGGCCAGAAGAAGTCGTCCGTGGCTCTGGTGGCCGACACCTTGCGCCGTCATGGCGCGATGGAATACACCACCATCATTTCAGCCACGGCGTCCGATCCCGCGCCCTTGCAGTACATTGCGGCATACACCGGCTGCGCAATGGCCGAGTTCTACCGCAACAACGGCAAGCACGCCCTCATCATTTACGATGACCTTTCCAAGCAGGCCGTGGCTTATCGCCAGATGTCGCTGCTGCTCCGTCGCCCCCCGGGACGTGAAGCTTTCCCCGGCGACGTGTTCTACCTCCACTCGCGTTTGCTTGAACGCGCCGCGAAGGTGAACGACAGTCTTGGTGCCGGTTCTTTGACGGCTCTGCCCATCATTGAAACCCAGGCGGGCGACGTTTCCGCGTACATCCCCACCAACGTGATTTCCATCACCGACGGTCAGGTGTACCTGGAACCCAACCTCTTCAACGCCGGTGTGCGTCCGGCCATTAACGTGGGCCTTTCGGTTTCCCGCGTGGGTGGCGCAGCGCAGATCAAGGCCATGAAGCAGGTCGCCGGTACCATGCGTCTTGACCTTGCCCAGTATCGCGAACTTGCGGCTTTTGCCCAGTTCGGCTCTGACCTGGACAAGGGCACCAAGGCCAAGCTTGATCGTGGTGCACGTCTGGTGGAACTGCTCAAGCAGCCCCAGTACAAGCCCATGCCCTCGCATGAGCAGGTCGCCTCCATCTACGCCGCTACCCGTGGTCACATGGATGACGTGCCGGTGGATCAGATCCGCAAGTTTGAAGACGACATGCTCACCTTTATGCGTGATACGCGTAAAGACGTGCTTGACGCCATTAAGGATAAGAAAGTCATTGACGAGGCTGTGGAAAAAGCGCTCACCGAGGCCATTACCGCCTTCAAGCAGGGCTGGAAGGCCTAG
- the atpH gene encoding ATP synthase F1 subunit delta, whose translation MINTVVARRYANAIFALGKKDGDAALSSRGDCLASLGEMLAAAPGLDLTLKSPVIGVSEKKAVLDKLLTKLKADETMRNFCFLLADKERLAFLSEIAAWYGKLLDEAKGIIRGQCITAVQLSADKKSKLKDTLQQKAGTDIELTFAVDKDILGGMVLKMGDRVLDASLRAQLGILRETFKRGE comes from the coding sequence TTGATTAACACCGTGGTTGCACGCAGGTATGCCAACGCAATTTTTGCGCTTGGCAAAAAGGATGGGGATGCAGCCCTGAGCTCGCGTGGCGATTGCCTGGCGTCTCTTGGTGAAATGCTTGCCGCCGCGCCTGGGCTTGACCTTACCCTGAAAAGCCCTGTTATCGGCGTAAGCGAAAAGAAGGCAGTTCTCGACAAACTGCTGACCAAGCTCAAGGCTGACGAAACCATGCGTAATTTCTGCTTTCTGCTTGCAGATAAAGAAAGGCTTGCCTTTCTAAGCGAAATTGCGGCGTGGTACGGCAAACTGCTGGACGAGGCCAAGGGTATCATCCGCGGCCAATGCATAACCGCAGTACAACTTTCCGCAGACAAAAAGTCTAAGCTCAAGGATACCTTGCAACAGAAAGCGGGCACCGATATTGAGCTGACCTTTGCCGTGGACAAAGACATACTAGGGGGTATGGTGCTCAAAATGGGTGACCGGGTGCTGGACGCAAGTCTGCGCGCGCAGTTGGGAATCCTTCGGGAGACATTCAAGAGGGGTGAATAG
- a CDS encoding ATP synthase F0 subunit B — translation MSRWKHAGFILPLVIAFAALVVIPAGAMASEGHAAPRWGDFGWRVLNFVIFAGILWYFVGGLAKRFFKNRREGIKNALDDLDERRKTAKEQLASVETRIANLNAEREAILAESRQQAEALKQGIVEEAHRQAAQIVEQARLTAENEGRAIFAEVRASIADEIVNAAEKALSSKLNAAEHDKLIANSLNKVVLH, via the coding sequence TTGAGCAGATGGAAACACGCGGGGTTTATCCTGCCGCTCGTTATTGCCTTTGCCGCGCTGGTGGTCATTCCTGCGGGAGCCATGGCTTCTGAAGGGCATGCAGCGCCGCGTTGGGGCGACTTCGGCTGGCGCGTGCTCAACTTCGTAATTTTTGCCGGCATCCTCTGGTACTTCGTTGGCGGGCTGGCCAAGCGTTTCTTTAAGAACCGCCGCGAAGGCATCAAGAATGCGCTGGACGATCTTGACGAACGTCGCAAGACGGCCAAGGAGCAGCTGGCCTCGGTAGAGACCCGCATTGCCAACCTTAATGCTGAACGCGAGGCCATCCTGGCCGAGAGCCGCCAGCAGGCCGAAGCCCTCAAGCAGGGCATTGTGGAAGAGGCTCACCGCCAGGCCGCTCAGATTGTGGAGCAGGCGCGCCTTACGGCGGAAAATGAAGGCCGCGCGATCTTTGCAGAAGTGCGCGCCTCCATTGCCGATGAGATCGTGAACGCCGCCGAGAAAGCTCTGAGCTCCAAGCTCAATGCGGCCGAACACGACAAGCTTATCGCCAACTCCCTTAACAAGGTGGTGCTCCATTGA
- a CDS encoding ATP synthase F0 subunit B, giving the protein MLDLNVTLLFQLANFFIAIYVLNILLIRPIREIIKKRNGVMDDMAEEAGSFEYQAGERLTNYEAELARARQDAGSNREAGRAAGVAEQQKLVGEAQQSARDILAETRASLQAQAAETLAALRKQVGEFSTRLADRLIKG; this is encoded by the coding sequence ATGCTGGACCTAAACGTCACTCTTCTTTTTCAGCTGGCGAACTTCTTTATCGCCATTTATGTGCTTAACATCCTCCTGATTCGCCCCATCCGCGAAATCATCAAAAAGCGCAACGGCGTCATGGATGACATGGCCGAGGAAGCCGGCTCCTTCGAGTACCAGGCTGGCGAACGGCTCACCAACTATGAGGCCGAACTGGCCCGCGCCCGTCAGGACGCAGGCAGCAACCGTGAGGCTGGCCGCGCCGCAGGTGTGGCCGAACAGCAGAAGCTGGTGGGCGAAGCTCAGCAAAGCGCCCGCGATATTCTGGCTGAAACCCGCGCCTCGCTGCAGGCACAGGCTGCGGAAACCCTTGCTGCGTTGCGCAAGCAGGTGGGTGAATTTTCCACCCGTCTGGCCGACCGCCTCATCAAGGGCTAG
- a CDS encoding glycosyltransferase, with amino-acid sequence MAATNHISSQLPAPLVSVVLPAWNAAHTLGATLQSLLGQRPAPGAPLPEFEVIVADDGSTDDTCELLEYWANPARCGHRLRALHLPHGGIVAALNAGLAVARGTFVARMDADDTAHPLRIAKQTAHLFNNSQISVSATCVAFGGDRATAHGFAHFVDWQNSLLTHAQISRARFRDTPVCHPSVMFRRECVDKWGAYRDGDFAEDWEIWLRWLHHGAIMEKLPHEMLVWNDAPTRATRADSRYARAACDRLRALWLARWLEEHNPFHPHVWVIGGGRVARQRLAPLWTLGPRPAAYIDIDPKKIGNSVNSVPVLGRSALPKPGHCRILNALTAHGAAEEAGQWLAQAGYGQQDWLLV; translated from the coding sequence ATGGCTGCTACTAATCACATTTCATCTCAGTTGCCCGCCCCCCTTGTATCTGTGGTGCTGCCCGCGTGGAATGCGGCCCACACGCTGGGCGCAACCCTGCAAAGCCTGCTCGGACAGCGCCCCGCCCCTGGCGCGCCCTTGCCCGAATTTGAAGTTATTGTTGCTGACGACGGCTCAACCGACGACACCTGCGAGCTTCTGGAATACTGGGCAAACCCCGCCCGTTGCGGCCACAGATTGCGGGCACTGCACCTTCCCCACGGCGGCATCGTGGCGGCGCTTAACGCAGGCCTTGCTGTAGCGCGCGGCACGTTTGTAGCGCGCATGGATGCGGATGACACGGCGCATCCCTTGCGCATTGCCAAGCAGACGGCGCATCTTTTTAACAATTCGCAGATCAGCGTGTCCGCAACCTGTGTGGCCTTTGGCGGGGATCGCGCCACAGCACACGGCTTTGCCCACTTTGTGGACTGGCAGAACAGCCTGCTCACACATGCCCAGATCAGCCGCGCACGCTTTCGGGATACGCCTGTGTGTCATCCGTCGGTCATGTTTCGCCGGGAATGCGTGGACAAATGGGGCGCGTACCGTGACGGCGACTTTGCCGAAGACTGGGAAATATGGCTGCGCTGGCTGCACCACGGGGCGATAATGGAAAAGCTGCCGCACGAAATGCTGGTGTGGAATGACGCTCCCACCCGCGCCACCCGGGCAGACAGCAGATACGCGCGCGCCGCCTGTGACAGGCTGCGGGCACTGTGGCTGGCCCGCTGGCTTGAGGAACACAATCCCTTCCATCCCCATGTCTGGGTAATCGGCGGCGGGCGTGTTGCCAGACAACGGCTGGCCCCCTTGTGGACGCTGGGGCCAAGGCCTGCTGCCTACATTGATATTGACCCCAAAAAGATCGGCAACAGCGTAAACAGTGTTCCTGTTCTTGGACGTAGTGCCCTGCCCAAGCCAGGGCACTGCCGTATTCTCAACGCCCTTACGGCACACGGCGCGGCGGAAGAGGCTGGCCAGTGGCTCGCGCAGGCAGGGTATGGGCAGCAGGACTGGCTCCTGGTTTGA
- the aroL gene encoding shikimate kinase AroL, with protein MSILFLVGARASGKTTIGKALARSLGLPFADTDQHLLHRAGLTVEQIVAAEGWPGFRSRESQALQEVADAYPAGCVVSTGGGMVLAEENRLLMRQRGMVIFLDAPLQTLAERLSRNPVNSQRPSLTGKGLIEEISQILDERRHLYEQAAHHIVDAAQPMPVVCRHIEQLWQERKPQGHAKS; from the coding sequence ATGAGCATTCTCTTTCTGGTGGGTGCGCGGGCTTCGGGCAAAACCACCATCGGCAAGGCGCTTGCCAGAAGCCTCGGCCTGCCCTTTGCCGACACCGATCAGCATTTGTTGCACCGGGCGGGCCTTACCGTAGAGCAGATTGTGGCCGCAGAGGGTTGGCCCGGCTTCCGCAGCCGGGAAAGTCAGGCCTTGCAGGAAGTGGCGGACGCGTACCCCGCTGGCTGTGTTGTCTCCACCGGGGGCGGCATGGTGCTGGCGGAAGAGAATCGCCTTCTCATGCGGCAACGCGGCATGGTTATTTTTCTTGATGCGCCTTTGCAGACCCTTGCCGAAAGACTGAGCCGCAACCCTGTCAACAGTCAGCGCCCTTCGCTGACTGGCAAGGGGCTCATTGAAGAAATCAGTCAGATTTTGGACGAGCGGCGGCATCTTTATGAACAGGCAGCCCACCACATAGTTGACGCAGCGCAGCCCATGCCTGTTGTCTGCCGACACATAGAACAACTCTGGCAGGAACGGAAACCGCAAGGTCACGCCAAGTCATGA
- a CDS encoding Xaa-Pro peptidase family protein, with protein sequence MSDIFASRRENLRRAMRLRGLDAMLISQAANRFYLSGFELHDPQFNESAGRLVITSDGHDWLATDGRYLDAASRIWDRERIFIYGGSAARELHKLLRRCGSRIGIEANGVSLAFARELTGAGSGLYCEAADGMVERLRRIKEPCEIAALEKSFALNHKLMKWVEGQLEPGRTEAHISWLIERFFRENGASELAFANIVAVGKNAALPHAIPGQDAVTDNCPVLVDVGCRVENYCSDQTRTFWVGTAPTDEFRRALDLTRQAQTAAIEGMRPGMPLRTAYALAHDVFAKAGVANAFTHGLGHGVGLETHEAPSLSPRAEGVLEHGMVVTVEPGLYYPNWGGIRWEYTVLVEEDGVRIL encoded by the coding sequence ATGAGTGACATCTTCGCTTCCCGCCGTGAAAACCTCCGGCGCGCCATGCGTTTGCGCGGGCTTGACGCCATGCTCATCAGCCAGGCTGCCAACAGGTTTTATCTTTCCGGTTTTGAGCTGCATGATCCACAGTTTAACGAAAGCGCAGGCAGGCTTGTCATCACGTCTGATGGGCACGACTGGCTGGCAACAGACGGTCGCTATCTGGACGCAGCCTCACGCATCTGGGATCGCGAACGCATCTTTATATACGGCGGCAGCGCAGCGCGCGAACTGCACAAATTGCTCAGGCGCTGCGGCAGCCGCATCGGCATTGAGGCCAACGGCGTCAGCCTCGCCTTTGCCCGCGAGCTGACTGGCGCTGGCTCCGGCCTGTATTGCGAAGCGGCTGACGGCATGGTCGAGCGCCTGCGCCGCATCAAAGAACCCTGCGAAATCGCCGCGCTGGAAAAATCTTTTGCGCTCAACCACAAGCTGATGAAATGGGTTGAGGGCCAGCTGGAACCGGGTCGCACCGAGGCCCACATAAGCTGGCTCATCGAACGCTTTTTTCGCGAAAACGGCGCATCGGAGCTTGCCTTTGCCAACATTGTGGCCGTGGGCAAAAACGCCGCCCTGCCCCATGCCATCCCCGGCCAGGATGCCGTTACAGACAACTGCCCGGTTCTGGTCGACGTGGGTTGCCGCGTTGAGAACTACTGCTCTGACCAGACGCGCACCTTCTGGGTGGGCACTGCGCCCACTGACGAGTTTCGCCGTGCGCTCGACCTTACCCGGCAGGCGCAAACAGCGGCCATCGAAGGCATGCGCCCCGGTATGCCTTTGCGCACGGCCTATGCGTTGGCGCACGACGTTTTTGCCAAGGCTGGCGTCGCCAATGCCTTTACGCACGGCCTTGGGCATGGCGTGGGCCTTGAAACCCACGAAGCGCCCAGCCTTTCGCCCCGCGCTGAGGGTGTTCTGGAACATGGCATGGTTGTGACCGTCGAGCCGGGGCTCTACTACCCCAACTGGGGCGGCATTCGCTGGGAATACACGGTGCTGGTCGAAGAAGACGGCGTCAGGATCCTTTAA
- a CDS encoding dihydroorotate dehydrogenase electron transfer subunit, whose protein sequence is MSQTSSCELDVLDLVPFGQTGNESRFFALRLSRPEWTRWRPGQFVMIRPRNFGLDIPWARPLGICHMTSRHMICFFQVRGKGTRRMSELRPGDKVRVWGPLGNGFAVEPDTPTLLLAGGMGIVPFVGYVSEHPKPWNVSMLFGHREHISCYPVDSINEHVPLDSLREAESGDLDDFIFTIQERMSEYAEQKGLVLACGPTPFMRTVQKFAAELGVRCQVSLENRMACGVGACLGCVTKTTETWPVEEKREGLVQVCNHGPVFWSDQIEL, encoded by the coding sequence ATGTCACAAACATCTTCTTGCGAGCTTGATGTTCTCGATCTTGTGCCTTTTGGGCAGACCGGCAACGAAAGCCGCTTTTTTGCGTTGCGCCTCTCCCGCCCCGAGTGGACTCGGTGGCGGCCTGGGCAGTTTGTCATGATCCGCCCCCGAAATTTCGGGCTGGATATCCCTTGGGCGCGTCCCCTTGGCATCTGCCATATGACCTCCCGGCATATGATCTGCTTTTTCCAGGTGCGCGGTAAAGGCACGCGGCGCATGTCCGAGTTGCGCCCTGGCGACAAGGTGCGTGTGTGGGGGCCGCTGGGCAACGGGTTTGCCGTTGAGCCGGATACTCCGACCCTGCTGCTGGCAGGCGGCATGGGCATAGTGCCCTTTGTGGGTTACGTGAGCGAGCATCCGAAGCCGTGGAATGTGTCCATGCTGTTTGGACACCGCGAGCACATCAGCTGTTATCCTGTGGACAGCATCAACGAGCACGTGCCGCTGGACAGTTTGCGCGAAGCGGAATCCGGCGATCTGGACGACTTTATTTTTACCATTCAGGAGCGCATGAGCGAATACGCCGAGCAGAAGGGTCTTGTGCTTGCCTGCGGGCCTACGCCTTTTATGCGCACCGTGCAGAAGTTTGCCGCCGAACTTGGCGTTCGCTGCCAGGTTTCGCTTGAAAACCGCATGGCCTGCGGCGTGGGTGCATGCCTTGGTTGCGTGACCAAAACCACAGAAACCTGGCCGGTTGAAGAAAAGCGCGAAGGGCTGGTGCAGGTGTGCAACCACGGCCCGGTATTCTGGTCGGATCAGATAGAGCTGTAG
- a CDS encoding dihydroorotate dehydrogenase — protein MDLSVTLKGQTHDLTLKNPVLTASGTFGYGLEFASYGDLASLGGLVAKGLSLLPRQGNPTPRIVETTAGMLNAVGLQNDGVEVFCKDKLPRLPWQETAVIANIYAGSVEEFAELAARLNAEEGVAALEVNVSCPNVKEGGVLFGQDPALAAQVTAAVRRAAPGKHVMVKLSPNVTDIALMARSVEDAGADSISCINTLLGMSVDLNSRKPSLANVVGGLSGPAIKPVALRCVWQVARAVNIPVIGIGGIVTAEDALEFLLVGARAVQVGTGNFMRPDCAFALAEELPALCEKLGIEDLGAYCGSLDLD, from the coding sequence ATGGATCTTTCCGTCACACTCAAGGGGCAGACGCACGATCTGACCCTTAAGAACCCTGTGCTCACGGCTTCAGGCACCTTCGGCTATGGGCTGGAGTTTGCCTCTTACGGCGATCTTGCCTCGCTTGGCGGTCTGGTGGCCAAGGGCCTTTCCCTGTTGCCGCGTCAGGGCAACCCCACGCCGCGCATTGTGGAAACCACTGCGGGCATGCTCAATGCCGTGGGTCTGCAAAATGACGGAGTCGAGGTTTTCTGCAAAGACAAACTGCCCCGCCTGCCCTGGCAGGAAACAGCCGTTATCGCCAATATTTACGCCGGTTCGGTGGAGGAATTCGCCGAACTTGCCGCCCGTCTCAATGCGGAGGAGGGCGTTGCCGCCCTTGAGGTGAACGTCTCCTGCCCCAACGTCAAGGAAGGCGGCGTGCTGTTTGGACAGGATCCGGCGCTTGCTGCCCAGGTTACGGCTGCCGTGCGCCGCGCCGCGCCGGGCAAGCACGTTATGGTCAAGCTTTCGCCCAACGTGACGGATATCGCCCTTATGGCCCGCAGCGTTGAAGACGCGGGCGCGGACAGTATCTCGTGCATCAACACGCTGCTCGGCATGTCTGTTGATCTGAACAGCCGCAAACCCTCGCTGGCCAACGTGGTGGGCGGTCTTTCCGGCCCTGCCATCAAGCCCGTTGCCCTGCGCTGCGTGTGGCAGGTGGCCCGCGCCGTGAACATCCCCGTTATCGGTATTGGCGGTATTGTCACCGCCGAGGACGCGCTGGAATTTTTGCTGGTGGGTGCGCGTGCCGTGCAGGTTGGCACGGGCAACTTCATGCGGCCCGACTGCGCCTTTGCCTTGGCAGAGGAACTCCCCGCCCTGTGTGAAAAGCTGGGCATTGAAGACCTGGGCGCTTATTGTGGCAGCCTGGATTTGGACTAA
- a CDS encoding NAD(P)-dependent oxidoreductase → MTESAVYTPHLAGKKVLLTGGTGFVGRHLLPQLLEAGAQVTCLTRAVSRTGHLPAGVETVQADLSTGQGLAEALHGKDVVIHMAALLFGLGWQDYLRANALAARSMASAITSLAREGNIGSDFRFVLVSSLAATGPCGTAPGVDDATPPAPVSAYGWSKMLTEQVLGRALGQNLVTLRPPIIYGSGDKGLLPVFQGVMRAHVAVSPGAGREFPVSAVHADDMAQAVLCACRPEASGVYHLSDGEAYTMSGFCRTMGAAVDKALGRAPRNVRAVRMPLPVMACTAGLSTAFAVAVDAVFRRLLGRGLRRAPAWNLDKYREARQAGWLCDNSRICRELGFAPRVSLEAGMTEAVDGYRREGWL, encoded by the coding sequence ATGACTGAAAGCGCCGTATATACACCGCATCTGGCGGGTAAAAAAGTGCTGCTTACGGGCGGCACTGGTTTTGTGGGACGGCATCTGCTGCCGCAACTGCTGGAAGCCGGAGCGCAGGTCACCTGCCTCACGCGAGCTGTCTCGCGTACCGGGCATCTGCCAGCGGGTGTGGAAACAGTCCAGGCCGATCTAAGCACGGGTCAGGGGCTTGCAGAAGCCCTGCATGGCAAGGATGTGGTCATCCACATGGCGGCCCTGCTTTTTGGTCTTGGCTGGCAGGATTATCTGCGGGCCAATGCCCTTGCCGCGCGCAGCATGGCCAGTGCAATAACCAGCCTTGCCCGAGAGGGAAACATTGGGTCGGACTTTCGCTTTGTGCTTGTTTCAAGCCTCGCGGCAACCGGCCCCTGTGGCACGGCCCCCGGTGTGGACGATGCCACGCCGCCTGCGCCGGTTTCCGCCTACGGCTGGTCAAAAATGCTGACAGAGCAGGTGCTTGGGCGCGCTCTTGGGCAAAACCTCGTAACCCTGCGCCCGCCCATCATTTATGGCTCGGGCGACAAGGGTCTGCTGCCGGTATTTCAGGGGGTTATGCGCGCCCATGTGGCCGTGAGCCCCGGCGCTGGACGCGAGTTCCCGGTCAGCGCCGTGCATGCGGACGACATGGCCCAGGCCGTGCTGTGCGCATGCAGGCCCGAAGCCAGCGGCGTTTATCATCTCAGTGACGGCGAGGCCTATACCATGTCCGGTTTTTGCCGGACTATGGGCGCAGCTGTGGACAAGGCGCTTGGCCGCGCGCCCCGCAATGTGCGCGCAGTGCGCATGCCTTTGCCCGTCATGGCTTGTACTGCCGGGCTGTCCACGGCCTTTGCCGTGGCTGTCGATGCCGTGTTCCGCCGCCTTTTGGGGCGTGGGCTGCGGCGCGCCCCGGCCTGGAATCTGGACAAATACCGTGAAGCCCGTCAGGCCGGGTGGCTGTGCGACAACAGCCGCATCTGCCGCGAACTGGGCTTTGCGCCGCGCGTGAGCCTTGAGGCAGGTATGACCGAAGCCGTCGACGGCTACCGCCGCGAGGGCTGGTTGTGA
- a CDS encoding ATP-binding cassette domain-containing protein — protein sequence MKITIQELSKAFGGRDILSNFSLEVDPGVRLCVCGPNGTGKSTLLRLLAGVESPDGGRVILPRGCRLGFVEQELSEESLETPLLAYVLDVLHDWSDFWAEWEEAAASKDESRLTSLMHRQSELEALYGYNPEHRAKAVLSGLGFAENKWNRTLRELSGGWRERAKLARVLTAGADVLLLDEPTNHLDVEAVEWLESFLMDFSGALVFVAHDRVFMDNVGTHVLYLGLSKPVFRKATYTQFLTLQDEYNAQREREARALKEDLDRKMAFVERFRAKATKARQAGSRMKMAKKLEKELEDYRPEPKRKELNFSWPEAPHSEKIVLSVADLEFHFGDGKTMWPPLTLTLFRGQRVALVGHNGCGKSTLLKLLAGTLERCGGNMVTSSQMRMGYYTQHQMDTLRGDTTVLGEIRRLSDPRTTEEELMSVLGLFMLGQDYFERQVSALSGGEKSRLVLATLFLKRCNFLLLDEPTNHLDLESREALVSALQKFNGTLLMVAHDRWLLSQVGAEAWELNENGLTVFPDFASYDENRRARQNGLGESPQSAVIASGNSVRQTDASVAQPLSRDEQKRIKREQADRRNALHKELKPLQNRYEALETELASVLDQQALVEGQLADPDVYADHARSSDLLKTFESCKQRSEAILEEMTTLEEGMTAVREKWNVEQD from the coding sequence GTGAAGATCACCATACAGGAACTTTCCAAGGCATTTGGCGGACGGGACATTCTCAGCAACTTCTCGCTGGAAGTGGATCCCGGTGTGCGGCTGTGCGTTTGCGGGCCCAACGGTACGGGCAAATCCACCTTGCTGCGCCTTCTGGCCGGGGTGGAAAGCCCTGACGGCGGACGGGTAATTCTGCCGCGCGGCTGCCGCCTGGGTTTCGTGGAACAGGAGCTTTCAGAGGAATCCCTCGAAACGCCGCTGCTGGCCTATGTGCTGGACGTGCTGCACGACTGGAGCGATTTTTGGGCCGAATGGGAAGAAGCCGCCGCCAGCAAGGACGAGTCGCGCCTGACCTCCCTGATGCACCGTCAGAGTGAGCTTGAGGCGCTCTACGGCTACAATCCCGAGCATCGGGCCAAGGCCGTGCTTTCCGGTCTGGGCTTTGCCGAAAACAAGTGGAACCGAACCCTGCGCGAACTCTCCGGCGGCTGGCGCGAGCGCGCCAAGCTGGCCCGTGTGCTTACCGCCGGCGCCGATGTGCTGCTGCTCGACGAACCCACCAACCATCTCGACGTAGAAGCTGTGGAATGGCTGGAATCCTTCCTTATGGACTTCAGCGGCGCACTGGTATTTGTGGCCCATGACCGTGTGTTCATGGATAATGTTGGCACGCACGTTCTCTACCTCGGGCTGTCCAAGCCCGTGTTCCGCAAGGCCACCTACACGCAGTTTCTGACACTTCAGGACGAATACAACGCCCAGCGTGAGCGTGAGGCCCGCGCCCTCAAGGAAGACCTTGACCGCAAGATGGCCTTTGTTGAGCGGTTCCGCGCCAAGGCCACCAAGGCCCGTCAGGCGGGCTCCCGGATGAAGATGGCTAAAAAGCTCGAAAAAGAGCTGGAAGACTACAGGCCGGAACCCAAGCGCAAAGAGCTGAATTTCAGCTGGCCCGAAGCTCCGCATTCAGAAAAGATTGTTCTGTCCGTCGCAGATCTGGAATTTCATTTTGGCGACGGCAAAACCATGTGGCCGCCGCTGACCCTGACCCTGTTCCGTGGGCAGCGGGTGGCTCTGGTGGGGCATAACGGCTGCGGCAAGTCCACCCTGCTCAAGCTGTTGGCTGGCACGCTGGAGCGCTGCGGCGGCAATATGGTCACGTCATCGCAAATGCGAATGGGCTACTACACCCAGCATCAGATGGACACACTGCGGGGCGATACCACGGTGCTTGGCGAAATCCGCCGCCTTTCAGATCCGCGCACCACGGAAGAAGAGCTGATGAGTGTTCTCGGGCTCTTCATGCTGGGGCAGGACTATTTTGAACGGCAGGTGAGCGCCCTTTCGGGCGGCGAAAAAAGCCGCCTTGTACTGGCGACGCTGTTTTTGAAGCGCTGCAATTTCCTGCTGCTGGACGAACCCACCAACCATCTTGACCTTGAAAGCCGCGAAGCCCTGGTGAGCGCGCTACAGAAGTTTAACGGCACCTTGCTCATGGTGGCGCATGACCGCTGGCTGCTCTCGCAGGTTGGTGCTGAAGCGTGGGAACTCAATGAGAACGGGCTGACCGTATTTCCCGACTTTGCCTCGTATGACGAAAACCGCAGGGCCCGTCAGAACGGTTTGGGCGAAAGCCCCCAGAGTGCCGTCATTGCATCGGGCAACAGCGTCCGGCAGACGGACGCGTCCGTCGCGCAGCCGCTATCGCGCGATGAACAGAAGCGCATCAAGCGCGAACAGGCCGACAGGCGCAATGCTCTGCACAAGGAACTGAAGCCCCTGCAAAACCGTTACGAAGCGCTGGAAACAGAGCTTGCCTCGGTGCTTGACCAGCAGGCCCTTGTGGAAGGCCAACTGGCCGACCCGGATGTGTACGCCGACCACGCCCGTTCCAGCGATCTGCTCAAGACATTTGAATCGTGCAAGCAGCGTAGCGAAGCCATTCTGGAAGAAATGACCACACTTGAAGAAGGCATGACGGCTGTGCGGGAAAAGTGGAACGTGGAGCAGGATTGA